The following proteins are co-located in the Gloeocapsa sp. DLM2.Bin57 genome:
- the chlP gene encoding geranylgeranyl reductase codes for MIRSVASIIKRRNTLAIRVAVIGSGPAGSSAAETLVKAGIETYLFERKLDNAKPCGGAIPLCMVSEFDLPPEIVDRKVRKMKMISPSNVEVDINLINDDEYIGMCRREVLDGFLRNRAASLGANLINGTVYQIDIPSNNTDPYTIHYADHSFGEAQGIMKTLKADVIIGADGANSRVAKAIDAGDYNYAIAFQERIRLPENMMAYYEDLAEMYVGTDVSPDFYAWIFPKYDHVAVGTGTMKVNKSMIKDLQAGIRARAAHKLVGGQIIKVEAHPIPEHPRPRRVVGRVALVGDAAGTVTKSSGEGIYFAAKSARMCAETIVETTQNGQRLPTEDDLKLYLKRWDKRYGMTYLVLDLLQRVFYRTDATREAFVEMCSDKDVQKLTFDSYLYKTVVPANPLTQMKITAKTIGSLLRGHALAP; via the coding sequence ATGATTCGATCCGTAGCGTCAATTATCAAGAGGAGAAATACCTTGGCAATTAGGGTTGCTGTTATTGGCTCAGGTCCTGCGGGTTCATCCGCCGCAGAAACTTTAGTAAAAGCAGGCATAGAAACTTATTTATTTGAGAGAAAACTAGACAACGCGAAACCCTGCGGAGGAGCTATTCCTCTATGTATGGTGAGTGAATTCGATTTACCACCAGAAATCGTGGATCGCAAAGTCAGAAAAATGAAGATGATCTCACCTTCTAACGTAGAGGTGGACATCAATCTCATCAATGATGACGAATATATTGGGATGTGTCGCCGTGAAGTCTTAGATGGTTTCTTAAGAAATCGCGCCGCTTCTTTGGGAGCAAATCTAATCAACGGTACAGTGTATCAAATCGATATACCAAGTAACAACACAGACCCCTATACAATCCACTATGCTGATCACTCCTTTGGGGAAGCCCAAGGGATCATGAAAACCCTCAAAGCTGATGTAATTATCGGTGCAGATGGTGCTAACTCCAGAGTGGCAAAAGCGATCGACGCCGGAGACTACAACTACGCGATCGCCTTCCAAGAAAGAATCCGTCTTCCTGAAAACATGATGGCTTACTATGAAGACTTAGCCGAAATGTACGTAGGAACAGACGTTTCTCCTGACTTCTACGCCTGGATTTTCCCCAAATACGACCACGTCGCTGTGGGAACAGGTACAATGAAAGTCAATAAAAGTATGATCAAAGACTTACAAGCCGGGATTCGCGCTCGTGCAGCCCATAAACTAGTGGGTGGTCAAATTATCAAAGTAGAAGCCCATCCCATCCCTGAGCATCCCCGTCCTCGTCGTGTAGTAGGACGTGTAGCTCTGGTTGGAGACGCAGCAGGAACAGTTACCAAATCCTCTGGAGAAGGTATCTACTTCGCCGCTAAATCTGCTCGTATGTGTGCTGAAACTATCGTAGAAACCACTCAAAATGGTCAACGTCTTCCTACCGAAGATGATCTCAAACTTTATCTCAAACGTTGGGATAAAAGATATGGTATGACCTACCTAGTTTTAGATCTCCTCCAAAGAGTGTTCTATCGCACTGACGCTACTCGCGAAGCTTTTGTAGAAATGTGCTCAGATAAAGATGTTCAAAAACTCACTTTTGATAGCTATCTCTATAAAACTGTAGTTCCGGCTAACCCTCTAACTCAGATGAAAATTACCGCTAAAACCATTGGCTCTCTCTTACGTGGTCATGCTTTAGCTCCTTAA
- a CDS encoding YjgP/YjgQ family permease — translation MAFKVRKYRVLKGYSLLDRYIVTEISLIFLFGLGILASLGVAIGTLSDLSHKVVEFDLPLHLAFQVLLWKIPEFVAYALPISLLLATLVSYGRFSSDSELIAWRSCGISIYRLVAPAIIFSLIIALVTLIFNELVVPSANYQAAQIIETFIPEEKKFTQEQDIFYPQYEDINQKQSITSLFYAQAFDGEFMQDVTILIWHQQQLNQIIYAQQAFWNEQEKIWIFIDGGIYQLNYDYVTNNFVNFDNYKMSLSSAPLELVQKSRDPFQMNIAQSLDYLRIIAHSGDEKRILMFQVRTQQKMAFPFICLVFGLIGSALGIRPQHLARGTSLGITVLIVFLYYLLGFLIGALGLVGVVSPFIAGWLPNILGLIIGIFILIKSN, via the coding sequence ATTGCCTTTAAAGTGAGAAAATACCGAGTTTTAAAGGGTTATTCCCTGTTAGATCGCTACATTGTTACTGAAATAAGCTTAATTTTCCTATTTGGTCTAGGTATATTAGCATCTTTGGGTGTAGCAATTGGAACTCTATCAGATTTAAGTCATAAAGTTGTTGAATTTGATTTACCATTACATCTAGCTTTTCAAGTCTTACTTTGGAAAATTCCTGAGTTTGTCGCTTATGCTTTACCCATTTCTCTGTTACTAGCTACTTTGGTTAGTTATGGACGTTTTAGTAGTGACAGCGAGTTGATCGCTTGGCGTAGTTGTGGGATTAGTATTTATCGTCTTGTAGCGCCAGCTATCATTTTTAGTCTCATCATTGCTTTGGTGACTCTGATTTTTAATGAGTTAGTAGTACCTTCAGCTAATTATCAAGCTGCACAAATTATCGAAACTTTTATACCTGAAGAAAAAAAATTTACTCAAGAACAAGATATTTTTTACCCTCAATATGAAGATATTAATCAAAAACAAAGCATAACAAGTTTATTCTATGCTCAAGCATTTGATGGGGAATTTATGCAGGATGTGACTATTTTAATTTGGCATCAACAACAATTAAACCAAATAATTTATGCTCAGCAAGCTTTTTGGAATGAACAAGAAAAGATATGGATATTTATTGATGGTGGTATTTATCAATTAAATTATGATTATGTGACTAATAATTTTGTGAATTTTGATAATTATAAAATGTCTTTATCTTCAGCACCTCTAGAATTAGTTCAAAAAAGTCGTGATCCTTTTCAAATGAATATAGCTCAGTCTCTAGATTATTTAAGAATTATTGCTCATAGTGGAGACGAAAAAAGAATTTTAATGTTTCAAGTTCGTACTCAACAAAAAATGGCTTTTCCTTTTATTTGTTTAGTATTTGGTTTAATTGGTTCAGCTTTAGGTATTCGTCCTCAACATTTGGCTAGAGGCACAAGTTTAGGGATTACTGTTCTCATTGTTTTTTTATACTATTTGTTGGGTTTTTTAATTGGAGCATTAGGCTTGGTTGGCGTTGTTTCACCTTTTATTGCTGGTTGGTTGCCTAATATTTTAGGTTTAATTATCGGTATATTTATCCTTATCAAAAGTAATTAA
- a CDS encoding O-antigen ligase domain-containing protein — protein MTLIAKAVLLLWLPIAVNFFRCYPPRKAILITLIVGILFLPTRVLFNLPLIPNYDSETAVVYPIIIGLFIYDTKWLTRLEPWWLDVPILIFCISSIFASVRNDLGIYDGVNESLRMVWLYGVPYLVGRVYFNNLDSIRNLAVAIVKGGLVYVPFCLYEVLMSPQLHRMIYGYFPHGSGITQAIRLGGYRPMVFMNHGLAVGLFMMTATLIAVWLWQSKAVGEIWGFDLVYIVPVLVFTLILVRSTGAYLLFAYGLVILAFAKWRKSIWPFLLLIIGIITYLYIAIQGNLDKPTLVLPVLEFLSNFASPDRIGSLEFRIDEEILLIDKAREQFWFGWGGWGRSRVFEENNYGIFQDVSITDSLWIIVFGTKGVIGIVSIALSMLLPSLLFPYLRHPVRTWFYPRVGSAAVFAVLLPLFMLDNLLNYHLTVVGWVMVGSLTGLILNTQEDLSITGGKNVPKTKYVEKIPEKVGQK, from the coding sequence ATGACTTTAATTGCCAAAGCAGTTTTATTACTCTGGCTACCTATAGCCGTTAACTTTTTTAGGTGTTATCCCCCTAGAAAAGCAATTTTAATCACCTTAATCGTAGGAATATTGTTTTTACCTACGAGAGTGTTATTTAACTTACCTCTTATTCCCAATTATGATAGTGAAACTGCAGTAGTTTACCCGATTATTATTGGATTATTTATCTATGATACTAAGTGGTTGACTCGCTTAGAACCCTGGTGGTTAGACGTACCTATACTCATTTTTTGCATCAGCAGTATTTTCGCTTCTGTACGTAATGATTTAGGGATTTACGATGGTGTTAATGAAAGCCTCAGGATGGTGTGGCTATACGGAGTACCCTATCTAGTAGGACGTGTCTATTTTAATAACTTAGATAGTATCAGAAATCTAGCAGTAGCAATCGTTAAGGGGGGCTTGGTTTATGTACCTTTTTGTCTTTATGAAGTGCTGATGAGTCCGCAACTACACCGCATGATTTATGGTTACTTTCCTCATGGTAGCGGTATTACGCAAGCTATTCGTCTGGGAGGATATCGCCCCATGGTATTTATGAATCATGGTTTAGCTGTAGGACTATTTATGATGACAGCTACACTTATAGCGGTTTGGTTATGGCAATCAAAAGCGGTGGGAGAAATCTGGGGGTTTGACTTAGTCTATATAGTACCTGTGTTGGTTTTTACGCTTATTTTGGTTCGTTCCACAGGTGCTTACCTTCTTTTTGCCTATGGATTAGTAATTTTAGCTTTTGCTAAATGGCGCAAATCTATCTGGCCTTTTTTGTTATTAATAATTGGGATAATTACTTATCTATATATTGCTATTCAAGGTAATTTGGATAAACCTACTCTAGTATTACCAGTCTTAGAGTTTCTAAGCAACTTTGCCTCTCCAGACAGAATAGGATCTCTAGAGTTTCGTATAGATGAAGAAATACTGCTCATAGATAAAGCCAGGGAACAATTTTGGTTTGGTTGGGGAGGATGGGGACGTAGTAGAGTCTTTGAAGAAAATAACTACGGAATTTTTCAAGATGTGTCTATTACAGATAGTCTTTGGATTATTGTTTTTGGTACTAAAGGTGTTATAGGTATTGTTAGTATAGCTCTATCCATGTTACTACCTTCTTTATTATTTCCCTATCTACGTCACCCCGTAAGAACTTGGTTTTATCCTCGGGTTGGTAGTGCAGCAGTTTTTGCTGTTCTTTTACCTTTATTTATGTTGGATAATTTATTGAATTATCATTTAACTGTCGTTGGTTGGGTAATGGTTGGCTCACTCACGGGATTAATCCTAAATACTCAAGAGGATTTAAGTATCACTGGAGGAAAAAATGTGCCTAAAACTAAATATGTAGAGAAAATACCAGAGAAAGTAGGACAAAAATAG
- a CDS encoding glycosyltransferase, with product MNTVNLLNIYIDNISLIELLEKLTQGGGFVVTPNVDYLIKLRREPSLWKAYKISNYRLCDSKILEYTFKFLGTPVKEKISGSDLFPAFYNYNKDNENIKIYLLGAQEGVAQKAKEIINQKVGRDIVVEAYSPSFGFENNQAECEKIIKSINDSGANVLAIGVGAPKQEKWLLKYSEQLSNVKTFFAIGATIDFEAGVKPRSPKWISNIGLEWLYRLLSEPKRLWKRYLVDSLPFFWLVLFQKFSLFYDYPSAFNDYDQIATYVELDSVL from the coding sequence ATGAACACAGTGAATTTACTAAACATTTATATAGATAATATTTCCCTGATTGAACTTTTAGAAAAGTTAACTCAAGGTGGTGGCTTTGTGGTTACTCCCAATGTGGATTATCTAATCAAATTACGTCGAGAACCATCTTTATGGAAAGCTTATAAAATCTCTAATTATAGGTTGTGTGATAGTAAAATATTGGAATATACTTTTAAGTTTCTAGGAACTCCTGTTAAGGAAAAAATCTCTGGTTCTGATTTATTTCCAGCTTTTTATAACTATAATAAAGATAATGAAAATATCAAAATATATCTATTAGGAGCACAAGAAGGAGTTGCTCAAAAAGCTAAAGAGATAATTAATCAAAAAGTAGGCAGAGATATTGTAGTTGAAGCTTATTCTCCTAGTTTTGGTTTTGAAAATAATCAAGCTGAATGTGAAAAAATTATTAAAAGCATTAATGATTCAGGAGCTAATGTGTTAGCTATAGGTGTGGGTGCGCCTAAACAAGAAAAATGGTTACTTAAATACTCTGAGCAACTTTCTAATGTTAAAACTTTTTTTGCCATTGGTGCAACTATTGATTTTGAAGCAGGTGTTAAACCTAGATCACCAAAATGGATTAGTAATATAGGTTTAGAATGGTTGTATCGCTTATTGAGTGAACCTAAACGTCTTTGGAAAAGATATTTAGTTGATAGTTTACCCTTTTTTTGGTTAGTGTTATTTCAAAAGTTTTCTTTATTCTATGACTATCCTAGTGCTTTTAATGATTATGATCAAATTGCTACTTATGTAGAATTAGATTCAGTGCTATAG
- a CDS encoding 2OG-Fe(II) oxygenase, which produces MFCLDPDYLDDLATQYRDSYANAIPFPHIVIDNFLPEVILEQILEEFPKPGEVNWQSFNNKSEKKLASTSELQMGEATRLLLYQLNSSTFLNFLEQLTGIEGLIPDPHFVGGGLHQIERGGYLKLHADFNIYERLKLDRRLNLLLYLNKDWSEEYGGHLQLWDRDMKTCYQKILPIFNRCVIFSTTDFSYHGHPDPLTCPETRTRRSLALYYYSNGRPTEEVSEGHTTIFKARDNEEIETEKTSQQFIKKLIPPIVFDLKNMILKK; this is translated from the coding sequence CTGTTTTGCCTTGACCCTGATTATTTAGATGATTTAGCAACCCAATATAGAGACAGTTATGCTAATGCTATTCCTTTTCCTCATATTGTGATTGATAATTTTCTTCCCGAAGTAATACTAGAACAAATATTAGAAGAATTTCCTAAACCTGGAGAAGTTAATTGGCAAAGTTTTAATAATAAATCAGAAAAGAAATTGGCTTCAACTTCTGAACTACAAATGGGAGAAGCGACCCGTCTTTTACTTTATCAACTCAATTCATCTACCTTTCTTAATTTTTTAGAACAATTAACGGGTATTGAAGGACTTATTCCTGATCCTCATTTTGTTGGTGGTGGTCTTCATCAAATAGAAAGAGGAGGATATTTAAAACTTCATGCTGATTTTAACATTTATGAACGATTGAAGTTAGATCGTCGTCTAAATCTTTTACTTTATCTCAACAAAGACTGGTCTGAAGAATATGGTGGTCATTTACAACTCTGGGATAGAGACATGAAAACTTGTTACCAAAAAATTCTGCCCATATTTAATCGTTGTGTTATTTTTAGTACAACTGACTTTTCTTATCATGGACATCCTGATCCCTTAACTTGTCCTGAAACAAGAACTCGCAGGTCATTAGCACTTTATTATTATAGTAATGGTCGTCCAACAGAAGAGGTTTCCGAAGGTCATACAACTATCTTTAAAGCGAGAGATAATGAGGAAATAGAAACAGAAAAAACATCTCAACAATTTATCAAAAAACTAATACCTCCTATTGTTTTCGATCTAAAAAACATGATCCTTAAAAAATAG
- the pgsA gene encoding CDP-diacylglycerol--glycerol-3-phosphate 3-phosphatidyltransferase, with product MNLPNSITLSRLLGIPFIIYFLHDPTSSDPQDLATRARYFALAIFLVTAATDWLDGYLARKLNQVTELGKFLDPLVDKLLVIAPLLALVELNQIPAWGVFLIIGREIAIAGWRVNPQLSNSNQISGASIWGKLKTVTQIGAIALLIAPLPIFWSNLAIVVFWLAVALTLISGLLYLQDFHLAK from the coding sequence ATGAATCTTCCTAACTCGATTACCCTGTCTCGTCTTTTGGGAATACCCTTTATTATCTATTTCCTCCATGATCCTACTTCAAGCGATCCGCAGGATCTCGCTACGCGAGCACGCTATTTTGCTTTGGCTATTTTTTTAGTTACCGCAGCTACTGATTGGTTAGATGGTTATTTAGCTCGTAAATTGAATCAAGTAACGGAATTGGGTAAATTTTTAGATCCTTTGGTGGATAAACTACTAGTGATCGCACCCTTGTTAGCCTTAGTAGAGTTAAATCAAATTCCCGCTTGGGGAGTATTTTTAATTATCGGTAGAGAAATAGCGATCGCCGGGTGGAGAGTTAACCCCCAACTCAGTAATAGTAATCAGATTAGTGGTGCTAGTATCTGGGGTAAATTGAAAACAGTAACTCAAATTGGGGCGATCGCCCTATTAATCGCACCTTTACCTATATTTTGGTCTAATCTGGCGATCGTTGTTTTTTGGCTTGCTGTAGCTTTAACCCTGATTTCTGGATTACTTTACTTACAAGATTTCCATTTAGCTAAATAA